In the Gorilla gorilla gorilla isolate KB3781 chromosome 10, NHGRI_mGorGor1-v2.1_pri, whole genome shotgun sequence genome, one interval contains:
- the LRRC10 gene encoding leucine-rich repeat-containing protein 10 produces MGNTIRALVAFIPADRCQNYVVRDLREMPLDKMVDLSGSQLRRFPLHVCSFRELVKLYLSDNHLNSLPPELGQLQNLQILALDFNNFKALPQVVCTLKQLCILYLGNNKLCDLPSELSLLQNLRTLWIEANCLTQLPDVVCELSLLKTLHAGSNALRLLPGQLRRLQELRTIWLSGNRLTDFPAVLLHMPFLEVIDVDWNSIRYFPSLAHLSSLKLVIYDHNPCRNAPKVAKGVRRVGRWAEETPEPDPRKARRYALVREESQELQAPVPLLPPTDS; encoded by the coding sequence ATGGGGAACACCATCAGGGCCCTCGTGGCCTTCATCCCTGCTGACCGTTGCCAGAACTATGTGGTCAGGGACCTCCGTGAGATGCCGCTGGACAAGATGGTGGATCTGAGTGGGAGCCAGTTACGCCGCTTCCCCCTGCACGTGTGCTCCTTCAGGGAGCTGGTCAAGCTCTACCTGAGCGACAACCACCTCAATAGCCTGCCTCCGGAGCTGGGGCAGCTACAGAACCTGCAGATTCTGGCCTTGGATTTCAACAACTTCAAGGCTCTGCCCCAGGTGGTGTGCACCTTGAAACAGCTCTGCATCCTCTACCTGGGCAACAACAAACTCTGCGACCTCCCCAGTGAGCTGAGCCTGCTCCAGAACCTCAGGACCCTGTGGATCGAGGCCAACTGCCTCACCCAGCTGCCAGATGTGGTCTGTGAGCTGAGTCTCCTTAAGACTCTGCATGCCGGCTCCAACGCCCTGCGTTTGCTGCCAGGCCAGCTCCGGCGCCTCCAGGAGCTGAGGACCATCTGGCTCTCGGGCAACCGGCTAACTGACTTTCCCGCTGTGCTGCTTCACATGCCCTTCCTGGAGGTGATTGATGTGGACTGGAACAGCATCCGTTACTTCCCCAGCCTGGCGCACCTGTCAAGTCTGAAGCTGGTCATCTATGACCACAATCCTTGCAGGAACGCACCCAAGGTGGCCAAAGGTGTGCGCCGTGTGGGGAGATGGGCAGAGGAGACGCCAGAGCCCGACCCTAGAAAAGCCAGGCGCTATGCGTTGGTCAGAGAGGAAAGCCAGGAGCTACAGGCACCAGTCCCTCTACTTCCTCCTACCGACTCCTGA